The Porites lutea chromosome 9, jaPorLute2.1, whole genome shotgun sequence sequence ATGCGTCTCCTTGTGACTTTCTGTTTCCAGTCTCTTTTGCGATACTTAGACCCAGCTCAGAAAGCTTGATGGCTTTGCTGGAATCACCGAGAGATTGATAGGTTTTGCCAAGGTTGATATATGCGGCTCCTTGTGACTCTTTGTTTTCAGTCTCTTTTGCGATACTTAGACCCAGCTCAGAAAGCTTGATTGCTTTGTTGGAATCACCGAGAGATTCATAGGCATGGCCAAGGTTGATATATGCGGCTCCTTGTGACTCTTTGTTTTCAGTCTCTTTTGCGATACTTAGACCCAGCTCATAAAGCTTGATTGCTTTGTTGGAATCACCGAGAGATTCATAGGCATTGCCAAGGTTGATATATGCGTCTCCTTGTGTCTTTCTGTTTCCAGTCTCTTTTACGATACTTAGACCCAGCTCATAAAGCTTGATTACTTTGTTGGAATCACCGAGAGATTGATAAGCATTGCCAAGGTTGATATATGCAGcttcttgtaaccctctgtctcCAGACTGTTTTGCGGTACTTAGACCCCGTTTAGAATACTCGATTGATTTCTTGAAATCACAGAGAGAGCCATAGGCAGCGCCAAGCTCGACATATGCATCtccctgaatttttttttttgcgatctGTCAGTTTCAGGTTAAGACTATGAACGCTTTTAATTTGGTTATCGTTACCAACAACATAGATTATATTTAAAGGTGAAGAAATAGTTCATAATTGTGACTATGTTGTAGTTAGCCTTCAAAAGAATGCAACCTAAACTCAAAGTGCGAGAAGCCTTGACACGGACATTTAGTAAAACGAAACTCGATTTTTGTTGTAGGGGTAGGTTATAGGTAAGGTACTGGGTAAGGAAAGAAGTCATACCTCATTATtaataggaaattaacgcttcgTGACGCTTTATGAAATTAACGCCAATTTCAAAACTTCGCGTTAACTTAAGTCTCGTTAATTTCATTAAACGATAATTTCCGCGCCATTTATTAAGTGGAGCGTAAATTCTCGACCTCAAGGTTGCccgactggatttttttggggggatacctcagcgtttccaaagcttatcattttcttaaaatattagttaattgtgtggatagcatgctatttcactgtttgttatgattcttaaaacttcgtttcaaaatattttcaaaacgctCTAATagaatttgtttaaactttgccaTAACTGAGGCGAtcatggcaggtacatactccttTAAGCGATGTCTTAAAAAagctcctggtacagagaaacacaaagataaataaaaaacgtaatggtTTCATTACGTTGCcttggcgactccgattgcaataaaacccagatcataagacattttcatctttatataatacagttgtggtatcCTTTTTCCTATATAtttttactcatgccgacgtagttaattcttaaacttgggaggtatccctcCTCAAAAATCCAGCCGAGCCACCTTTATTTCCGTTATTTTTGATACACTTCTGATTTTCTTGACACCTAACAAAGGGGAGTATTTTATCGGGGTGGAGATCCGTCAGTGACAGTGAAACTATGAAGAACCCCTCGAAGTGACCATATTTCTTCGCTTGCCCCCTTCGCACGTTTATAGAAAGTACCACGAAAAAACTTTCCTATGGCAAGCCGTGTGTAGCAAAATTCAATCAAGCGAAAAAATTATTCAATCCAGACATAACTCCATTTAATTTAATCTTCCAAATATGTTAAAAGAATCCAAAAAAGCATTTAATAGAATCCTTCGCTTATCAGTTCTATTTATAATCATGACTAAATATTTATTCAATCCAGTCTTCGATTTATTCAGTCCAGTCACCGGAGTATTTATTCAATCCAATCACTTAAATATTTATTCAATTCAATCACTGAAAAGTTTATTCAAGCCATGTTCAATCCATTCATGGTCATTTACTGCAATACATTCGAGAACACGTTCAATCCTCCAGGTATTTCATTTAATCTTCCTGGGAAAGAACGACCAACGCAAATCCATCCTGGACATCAAAACCCACTACAAGCCGACTGAACACACTTTAGTTCttgccaccccctccccccgggggggggggaggcgtaAAAAGAGGTTTTATCAAAGGCGAAGCATAATGCTGGcggggggggaggcagggcatagggtggggatttgacttttttcaaaaatttgcaatcaaattccctgcccacgggcaaatcattccagtcaaatgcaaccaaatttccccaccccaggctgcacattgctgtcaatcccaaggcagaaccTAAGAAAGGCcgataaaaatatctccaaataaaactctgcaatcttttacagctgcaattatacgttttaaccataatcagtgttacactgcgtagaatacataaacttttaggagaaagtccacattttgtaagtctaaatataccgttcttagtaaagggtacaaagaacgtcagttttataagtttacagtgattgtagcgaatgagccatacactaatcaattgtacttgcaaaaatcgacttggtttctctttacttccgtttactttgataccacagtattttAAGGGGTTCAACTGATCAAAAACAccctaaaacaaacgaaatttgaagacaaattaaaagtcattggcctccatgacttcctgatcttttcaaaccgtatggcgcatgcgtgaagcgtggaagcgggaaacatatgttcggtctcagtctttttTGTCCGAGTCGGGCTAGGCAAAAATTATTTACTAAAATAAACCTCAGCCAGAAACGCCTGGAGCAAATGGTGGTTTCTGTTTCGTGGAATCTTGACTTGTATTAGATTAAACTGAAAAAGGCTTAATATGGAGATAATACAAATACCTTGTTAATGCTCGTCGCTTCATCTACGAATGGCAAAGCCATTTCCAGGAGTTCAATTATCGCGGTGTTTTTTAAGTCAATCTGTTCAGATTGTTAAGGCGTAAAtaatgttaaataaataaaccctTTGAATACGGATCGTGTCAAATATGAAACAATACAGAGTTTGCTTTTCTGAACCGACCTAGTTTTCGTGATCTTAAAATCGCTTAAAACTGAGTCACTTTATGCTTCTTGTTTGTAATTAATGAATTTAAGAACGATAGAACTTTGCACAATAAATAGCCAATTCTGCCGCGTTAAACACATAAAAACCTACTAACTTTGTGGGGATAAATCCACTGCTAATTTCGTTATTCACCTACTACGTTTTTGCAGATAAGATTTCCTCTGTTTCTGAAAAGTTATAGCAGCAGAAATTCCATGAGAAAGAGAGTAGATCGATAAAGTGCCAAAAAAAACCTGGATATAgccggaaaagaaagaaaaaggagagaaagagagcaagaaagaaagatcgaaatagattcgtcctccccccccccccaccaccaaaaaaaacaaattttggcTCATGCTCATGCGCTCAATCAAAAATGAAGCATAATTACATCCAATTAGCAGAAAACATTGCAAAAATAGTGTTGAAAATCTCTTTTTTAGCCATTTCTATGCTAGTTAGAGAAAATGGGTCCAACAAGGAGAGATCGTTAGATAAATGCTGGTTTTTCGCTACGAAAATTCCGGATCCCTATTCCAAGGATTAAGGGCATGTAACTAGGGGTAATAAGTAATCCCATGTTATGGAATATAAGTGGGGATACTGTAGACCACTGTGGGTTTTCACCTTTTCATAATACTAGgtgaaacaagaaaataaatttcttcTTCATTTACTTAttcctttattaatttttttgttttgtaaaatcaAATTTTACTTGTGGCTAAGTCTTAACGGTGATGTGTATAGCTTAAAGgatggttttcactagcgacggagtcggattCGGAGTCGTAAGTGGAGTCGTAtgagcgcttatgacctagtgaaaatcaaaaattggagtcgtaagcggagtcataagcgcgacggaatcggagtcagaagaatcagaacgtttccatcgGTCTTCCGACACGGCTTACGagtccgtcgcttacgttccgcttatgatctagtgaaaaccaggttGTCGGAGTCgaaagcagaagcggaaggataaaccaatcacaatgcacgttcccacgctttgtgatcggtttggttcttctgcttttgcttccgactccgacaatctggttttcactagatcataagcggaacgtaagcgacgaaGTCATAAGCCGAATCGGAATGTTTTTTTCACTacatcataagctctacgcttctgattacgactctgACTCCATCGCTAGTTAAGACCAGCCTTAAGACTGAGTAAATTAATTTACACTTCTTTTGAGCATGCATGCCGTAAGTTGCAAAGAACAAAAGGATACTGCTAATCCTTTATAACAGAATGTAATCGCCAGCTCAAACAGACTCAGCTTCACAGAGGCTTTTGCCCctgaaatcataaaaatatataGCTTGTCATCAGTAAATATATACATTGGAAAAAAGGCAAATTCGCACCACATCTTATGTGTCCCGCCCCTAATCCTTCAATTTGTACGAAGCAGCGAGCGAGCAAATAGAACTTGGTGACTATTATCACTCAACCTCGCAAAATGACAATGAAGATTCATCGCCACTGCCTTTGAGCACGCTCTGTTTCTAAGGTCTCAATAAACCGCGGACATAAACATGTGATGATGACTTATTAAGCTATCGCCCCTGATTATAAGCTTCAATTTCTTCCATAGTTTTCAAAGGCTTGAAAAGCAAAATGGTGAAAACAATTTTACACTTTATCCAGCGTCAGCGGTCATCGAGCGAGATGACCGCGAATTTGAAGCTCCGTGTTAAAGAGAAAATAAGTTTAAGTctccttttcttatttttctttcatttaaatttcATGTCAAAATCCTTTATAAACAATGTCTTCAACTTAGAGAGGGAAACAGAAACAGTACATAGAAGTTCCAGAAGAAGactttgaaacatttttacGAGAGCCGTTGGCACAACTGATCAAAGTCTAATTTCATGGCTGGCCTTGGTGTTTGAGCAATATAGTTAGCTAATCATGGCACCAGAAATGCGTCCTTGCAACACCTAAATCCCAGTATCTTTAGATAAATATAAGAAAATTCTGTCAACAGTTACAGGATGTTATTATTGGAACGATATTCCTTTAACAATAAGTGAAAAGACaactaaaaaattgtttaaaagagcACGTTATTACTATTGTCCTGCTCAGTATTAATACTCGCCACATCAACCCTTGTATGCTCTATATTTTTTCGTGTTCTTTCCTTAGCGTTTTCGTCTCTTttatatatctgtctgatttcgTTGAAACGTGGCCACTAGGTTTTCGCCTGAAGCCGGGCACAGCCCGGCTCCAGACCAGTGCGGTGGCCAAAAAAGTATGGGGCTTGCTGTCTTGGTCAGTACAGCTGGATATCCCagggactgccctaacagtgggtgggtggatcaggCCTAGGGTTCAAAACTActggggtagggagggggctaTTTTGACACAACCCTTTTAGTCAACAGCAGTGTTCAATAGAGGCTTTGACTGGCACCAGTACATCAGAAGGGAGCAGTGTGATGCACAATCCTTTGTGTTTTTTGGCTTCTCACAGATTgtgaatgaataaattaatgcgacgtttttattggttaataAGGTCATAATGATAGGAAGATGCCATTGATCGTTGTGCACTGTCATGTCCATTCTATTAACACTGTATTAACTATGTTATAACTGGATCCCTTTCTGTTCCTTAAAAACTAATAAACCTTCGTTAGAAATTACCTGCTATTATCGGTTTGATTGACAATGGTCGTCTATCCATGGCATTTTTTGCATCTGTCAGTGAGTAAATGTAATTTCCTATGATGTTGAAAGAAACCAACTAAAAAGTCACTCACATCTAACAAGAAAGGCAGCAAGCGAGGCAGTTTTTAAatcgaaaacaatatttcagtAAGGTAAAAGATGCCCAGCGCTGGAGGACGTTTTCAACGTTTTATCATTAGTTCCCAACAAAAACGCGGTGAATCAATCAGAATGTTTCATTTTTCAATTTGCCTCCAAATTGATGCACTATTTATATAGCTAAAAGCTGCAAGATGGTAGCATACAAGCAAGCTTTAGGGAGGGGGAGCGAGGGCGAGAGCTCTCCGTTTCCtctaccccctccccctagcTCGCGTTCTCTCTAGCAACTTGAAAAATCATTTATTTTGTAACTGAAAATGTTGATCGTGTATTTTTTTTAGATGAATCAGCTAGTATAGTGTTAAAGCCGTTTGCTATTAGCGAGGGTGGTCCGTAATCGTCTTTCCCCCTTCGTGCTTGATTGTCTCCTCCTTCGCGCTTGGCTAAATGACGCATGTTATGCAGGCTAGACGCGGTCGATTTAAACCCAGCTCGTCCGGATTTCACGCTGCCTCACCATTCTTTGGAACTTACAAATAGACCTACCTAAACGAAGGTATGCATAGGCTCTTTTGCTGTACAGTTTGCCTTTGAGATCTTGGTCTTTACAGTTCACTTTAATCCCCTCAGTATAAAAGTAAACAGCGTTTACGTAATCTTCCTTTAAGTAGGCTTCGTTACCTTCATTCTTGTAAACTTCTACTATTGCTATAAAATGATGAAGAAAAAATGTCGTTAAACCTGACGTCTACAATAGTTCTTACAATGGATTTGGCAGGCTGCGAGATTTTGCTTGCCTTAGTTACCAAGCCCCAGCTTTGGTATCATCATTATCCCTGCTCTCAATAAGAATTAACTTTTAATCTCTTAAATGGATGTTGAGTAGCTGAAAGAAACGTCTTGAGTTTACCTTTAAAATGCATTTAGTTGGTACAAGAGAGCCACATTCTCTCTTGGTTGGTATCGTGTTTACTACCTGTTGTTTCAAGTTAAGGTGGCCTTTGCGTTACAAGAGTGTTATGATAATGTCCCTCGTTCAAAATGccaaaaagctaaaaaaaaatatttcccatGAGTGCAAAGTCAACCAAAGCTACACAAGTTCTGGGAAAAGCGTTGTGCGTCGCCTCTGCAGAGTGTTTTTTTGCAGGCTTGCAGTGAAATATAATGATGGGATATGGGAGGACTTAAACTACGgaccgaccatttgacttttgtaGGGCGGGGGTTGGagggtatgggtgatttcagaaaaaaaatatcctgcagcTGACTTcgagggaaaaaaaatcttgcaaggaAAAGTTTGGGAAAAGCATTCTCACCCAAACCAAATCACCCATACAACCCGCCCCAATGGTCGACCCCCTAAGGAGATGTTTGAATATTCGCAGATCTTACACACTTGTagagacttttttctttcaatattgTTTATCGACGTTTTTAACCACTTGCGCACATCGAACGAGAAATGCGTGTGTCGCAGCACCTCTTGAAGATCTGCAGGTTAAGGGTCAGCACATATTTTTATTCTGCTGTAACTAATGATGTTGGTTGAAAATGCCGCAACTTTTTTTCAAACGGCGGCGATTTAGTCTATATTTTTAATATGCCCCCTTAGTCATGCTTTTAATAGTTATTTACCTTTCAGGGTGTCATTGTCAAAGTCCAGATCTTGCTTCGTATCAAGTGATGTGACATCACTCTTACTTGCTGCTTCATTTCCACTCTGCGCCATGATGAATGCTTTgatcttgaaaaaaaatcagtacaAGGCTTTAGACTTGTATAGTACTGTTAAACTGTTATTCTTATTCAGTTTGCCATGGTATCCACTGTACAATGCTAATTTTTGAGCGTAATCAATCATAACAACTTCATTGGCAAGCAGTGGTCCTGAGGTGCAGAGttgtgttattattatcatgcaATATTACTTACAGCTAATCTGTTATTATGTTTTGCCTTTCAGAATCATTCTTGAAGGTGGCAGCCAGTTCGCGTGGCTATTCAAACCAGTGAGCGCGAactgacgtttcaacaacctcAGCAGCTGACGTGTGTCCAATTTAGATTGAATTAACTAACTATCAAACTtaataactaactaactaaataaataaataaatgaatgaataaatgaataaataaatcaattaattacTTATAATAGCGATTTACAATGCATTAAATGCAATGctttacattttcttcaaactttacCTAATTGCgcggatagcatgctatttcacttttattgtgatttttaaaacttcgtttcaaaatatttccaaaacgctgtcatagaatttgttcaaaatttgCCATTATTGAGGCAactatggcaggtacatacttcCTTAAGCGATGTCttaaaaaaaactcctggtacagatcagagaaacaaaaagataCTGATGAAAAACGAAAtcgcgtcattacgttgccatggcgtctccgattgcaataaaacccagatcataaggaattttcatctttataacatacagctgtggtaacctttttcccatatctttactcatgccgacgtagttaatgctcaaacttgggaggtatcccccctaAAAAATCAGTCGAGCCACCTTGAGTACCAATGAggtacatactaaataaatagtaccatgtgaaagtactgctgaagatggttcatttgagtggtcactctataggatttcatccacagactcaaaagttaaaacctcatactaaataaatagtaccatgtgaaagtactgttgaagaggtttcatttgaatggcaacactataggatttcatccacaaactcaaaagttagaactatatattaaataaacggtatcatgtgaaagtactgctgaagaggttttatttgaatggtagcACCATTAAGGATTTCAcacacagactcaaaagttagaacaacatactgaataaatagtaccatgtgaaagtaccgCTGAaggggtttcatttgaatggcaacaccataggatttcttCCATAAAGCAAGCTAGAACAATTCAAACAACACCTTAATAAAGACCCACATTTTGGCAGACTGAAACGTTATATTACGCATAGGTCTATGTGAAAGTACCGCCGAAGAGGTTTTATTCACTGTTGAATGGTCAAGTGATAGGATCTTACCGTGGATCCACCTTACTTCATTGGTGTTACATGTCTTCCAAAAAATTGACTCTAGGAAAGAAAGGGTTCactaaaccacttcacaatttGTTATCATGGCGAGAATATCGATGTTGACACTGAGTGACAAGCTTTGTACAATCGCAAATGGAAACCGGTAGGGACGTGATCTCAGAGTATTGAACTATTTATTGAAACCAATTTTGTTCATAGTAACTAAGGAGTGCATCGGCCTTAATTCAATACTGCAATTACCTAAATACCGCATAAAAAATTGCCCAACACCGCTAAATACAACAAACTTCCACCCAGCGTACGGTTATAACGACAAATCTCTTTCCCCGCGACAGACGTTTGATTACAAAATGCAGCAGCCTGGGCAAATGTGCCCGGCCAATGATCGGAGAGGAGGAATCAAGTTTGAAAATGACTGACCCATAATATTATTTCATTGCAGGCGTTAATTCACCGGAGAAATGAGAGTGCTTCGGTTTTGGCATACAGGTTGCTTCATTTTCGAGTTAAGGGCATTTCGGTTTCTAGCTTAGGATAATTAGTTCTTTTTAGatccaaagttgtttttttctttcttgtaagTTGCGGCCCCGATCGCTTAATTACAAGTATACGTCATTAGCAATGctataaatataataaatttttatttgaacAAACTGCATTCTAAGTTTTGTTACGTTCGCACGGGTAACTAAAATTAGAATCAGAATCACTTTTAAGACCagcctgaaaaacaaaatgcaatgACTAGAACATTTTAGTATTACACCGGCAGAGTAAGAGAAGGAAGTATTTGCTCAACTGATTTTAGAGGGGAAAACCCGTCTTCACGTGCACCTAGGAATCGAAATTTCTTCTTAAAAGCTGGACGAGTTTAAACTCCGTCCTCCCGTTGGAATTTTATCCGACCATTTTCTTGTATAAAAGACTGAAGAAAATTCTCTCTGAGATTTCAACCCGTCTTTCCCACAGTTGTAAACCTCATATTGGATTAGACAATCAGCATGGATTTTTGCTGCCTCAAGTAGATTAAAGCCTGGTTTTAAGTCATTAGTGATTCTTTTGCACAATTTTtcaaaaaccatttttaaagaCGTCTACGAGGAATAATAGATTGTGAAGTAAAgtagaaaaaaactaaaatttttaaaatttttaaattcgAAAGTTGTAACCGTGTAACGATGTCCACCCCTTGCTAAACGAGTACATTGATGCTACAAGGTGTCTACGAAATCAGCTCGGAATGGTTCGAATCGTTACAATTTGTAGGTCCAATTGGTGGTCATTAACTAGTGCTAGTCCTACtctaaataaaatttttgttagGAGAAAGACATTAAATGACCTGCTCTCATTCTGACGGTTTTTACAAGAAGATTATTAGTAGCGACTGTTTGGACctataaaaggaaaagggtttGCTCTCTATATAGTAGGCATTTCGACCCAAAGGATTTCTCGATAAAACAGTGCGTGTCTGGTCACGTGATACAGttacaaacaattttttaaatgaaatgtgAAGAATTCTAGGTTATGATTAGGCTTCGATTAATGGTCATGAGATAtcttgaaaacatttttcattagACCAACCCCCTCTAAAATTGTGAGCTTTCTGTAAAGAACCAGTGTGAGGACAAGTCTGGGAGTAGACCAGCCTTtacttcattgaaaaaaaaaataaaaaccttagCCGAAGAAGCCTGTGACagcaaaatacaaaaagaaaatatcaaGTGTTAAAAACTTATCAGAAACAGTTCATGCAAGAAATTAATCAGACTAAAACGGCTTGTTCTTGTTCCTCGTGAACTTATTGATGTTTTCATGGAAAAAGGATTTTAATAATAAGTCGATGAAACACCCAGAAATTTGACAAAAATGCTAGAAGGTGTATATTGGCCAATATTCTATTAAGGGCAAGAAAACTATTCACTGACTAAACAATCTAAATGGACAAAATCAGGTCGTTTAAAGTTGATTAATTTAGCCTACCCGTATTCTCCCGCAGGAATGTCTTCTCTGATTTGCTTCACTTAATCTGTTTCGCTCAGCCAACTTAGCCGCACCTTGATATAACGATACGAGCAGGGCGTCAACGGGATATATAGTCCTGAATAACCACGTGATCAAAATGACACGACCCAATAAGATAATTTTtgaatctttttttaaaaataaaatgcgtGTGATGACAGTCGGCCTAAAAATATGatgttttattcataaaaacCTGCGAAAATGATATAAACAAAAGACTCTACCGCAAGATAGTTTTATTTAAGGAAAATATGCCTGATGACATCTAGtcgaaaataaaatgtttgtgaAAAATTTAGACCGTTACACACATATACAGTGTACATAACTAAATTTAAGTCCTTCGCATTGATTCTCTTTATATTTGTATTAAAAACTGTTATATGACCTTAAACCACTGGGGATCAGCTTGAAGAACGTCTAGTGATACCGACATATGACTCTGATCACGAGCGATGGGCTCCTGCTCTGATAAACTGACGAAGGTGGCCATTACAATACAACTATTAAGGCCACTGTCTACAACATTCTTTGCCATAATTAGCTGGTCAGAAGACATTAGAAAGATATTTACATGAAACTGTCAAATTATTTAGAAACTGAAAGGTTGGAGCTACAGTTCCGCCCTACGGACTCAAACTTGTTATGTTGATCTGACAGGTGCGCtaagtttgttttaatttgttgatTTGATTTTAGGTTTGAACAGGAGCCTATTATTACTTTGTGCTAGTGGAATTGAAATGTAATAAATATCGCTGCACGAGCACCAAGTAAAAATCTTTTGAGGCCCTTACCAGTAGGAAAAAGTCTTCATGCTGTACCCTACGCCCCTTGGTATGTTTTATTTTCTGTCACGTGATAGTAATCGAGATAACTTGTTGTTTACCATGTAccaaaattttcctgaaaatcaGGTTGGAAAGTAGATGGCACACAACTTTTTGGGTCATTCCACCGCAAAATGTCCGGTAGCAACGACGgaaaatctgaaaaggtagtcctgtttttctggacggaatattccaaacggaaattcgtgttccgtttcttcaaagccatctttgataccgGGTTCAGGCCTTCGCGTTCGTTTTttggtaaatggaactgattgTTACAAATGGTAAACCCGATTccgggacgaaatttaccagtcctgaattttgcgtACCATTTACCCAGACCAAGAGCCACCGGTTTGCCCACGTAAATGGCCTCTTTTTCATTCAAATTTCTTGTTATTCCCGTGCATATATACGCTTAATTTATAAAAGGAAAGCTAAAGGAAAGACGGGCAAATTCCCATGAGACCTTCTTTATAAACTCAAGAGGTCTATTGCAAGTGTCCTGCCGGTTTATGTCGCTCGCTGTATCACTTCATGAAAACAAGCTCGATAAATTTTACTAGACCCAAATAAAACTCTTTACCGAGAAATTTGATCTTTTGATTCATAACAGAGATAAACCTTGAGGCTATTATGTGAAAACGTCTAACTGCATGTGACGGGAGACCACTTCACCAGGCTTTGATTTCACGTTTGCGGTTTTCAAATTAAAAGCGAATTTTGAACGCGGAGAAGCAGGTTTTCACGTAAGTCATTTAACTGAGCCCGgctagtgcaaaatttgaattcagatataaaagCTTAAATAGTGAATTCAGTTGGATTCTTTTTGCCTGCAATTTGATGATTAGGTGCTCTACTTGAAAACAAATAGAGAAATTCACCGATAAAATGCTTTCAAAGAAAAGCCAAAGAAACGGGGCCCATTATATAAAGGACCTTCGTACAACTGGGCCCTTGAGAGTGGATGGAGTTGtaatttgtagaaaaaaaaagccaacaaGGCGAATGACAGCGACGCTATTAACGACTCCGCACGTGCTAAAAGCCATACCAGAAATAaacctctgctcacagggtacaAAAAGAGGCCACAGTATTACTGGCTTGCCTCCGCTGGGAACTAATCTCTTTTCATGCAGACTCCGCAACAAAAATttataagtttttgttttgtcacaaAGCATGTTCACCTTATCACGTGGTTGCAGACTAAGAATTCTTATGCTACCGCCGTCTTTGAATAAAT is a genomic window containing:
- the LOC140948979 gene encoding tetratricopeptide repeat protein 4-like → MAQSGNEAASKSDVTSLDTKQDLDFDNDTLKAIVEVYKNEGNEAYLKEDYVNAVYFYTEGIKVNCKDQDLKGKLYSKRAYAYLRLGNYIYSLTDAKNAMDRRPLSIKPIIAGAKASVKLSLFELAITFCYKGLAIDLKNTAIIELLEMALPFVDEATSINKVFVLSPY